Proteins encoded in a region of the Podarcis muralis chromosome 6, rPodMur119.hap1.1, whole genome shotgun sequence genome:
- the GHSR gene encoding growth hormone secretagogue receptor type 1, translating into MYNESSLQVAMDYVGDNDTLPEYPLHLFPAPLLTGVTITCMLLFVVGILGNVMTMLVVSRFRDMRTTTNLYLSSMAFSDLLIFLCMPLDLFRLWQYRPWNLGDLLCKLFQFVSESCTYSTILNITALSVERYLAVCFPLWAKVVVTKGKVKLVILVLWAVSFASAGPIFVLVGVEHENGTNPSDTNECRATEYAIQSGLLTIMVWTSSIFFFLPVFCLTVLYSLIVRKLWRRKKKDIGPKTSIRDKYNRQTVKMLAVVVFAFILCWLPFHLGRYLFSKSFEDGSLEIAVISQYCNLVSFVLFYLSAAINPILYNIMSKKYRKAAYRLFGIKTHRKKRLSGLKEGGSRVWAESSVRQT; encoded by the exons ATGTACAACGAGAGCAGCCTGCAGGTTGCGATGGATTACGTCGGCGACAACGACACGTTGCCCGAGTACCCTCTGCACCTCTTCCCCGCGCCTCTCCTCACCGGCGTCACCATCACCTGCATGCTCCTCTTTGTGGTCGGGATCCTGGGCAACGTGATGACGATGCTGGTGGTCTCCAGGTTCCGGGACATGCGGACCACCACCAACCTGTACCTGTCGAGCATGGCTTTCTCGGACCTCCTGATCTTTCTCTGCATGCCCCTGGACCTCTTCCGCCTCTGGCAGTACCGGCCCTGGAACCTCGGCGACCTCCTGTGCAAGCTCTTCCAGTTTGTCAGCGAGAGCTGCACGTACTCCACCATCCTCAACATCACGGCCCTGAGCGTGGAGAGGTATTTGGCCGTCTGCTTCCCGCTCTGGGCCAAGGTGGTCGTCACCAAGGGCAAAGTCAAGCTGGTCATCCTGGTGCTGTGGGCCGTATCCTTCGCCAGCGCCGGGCCCATCTTCGTCTTGGTCGGGGTCGAGCACGAGAACGGGACCAACCCGTCGGACACCAACGAGTGCCGGGCCACGGAGTACGCCATCCAGTCGGGGCTGCTGACCATCATGGTGTGGACGTCGAgcatcttcttcttcctgcccGTATTCTGCCTGACCGTCCTCTACAGCCTCATCGTGAGGAAGctctggaggaggaagaagaaggacatCGGGCCCAAGACATCCATCCGGGACAAGTACAACCGTCAGACGGTGAAAATGCTAG cggtgGTGGTCTTTGCTTTCATCCTTTGCTGGTTGCCTTTCCACCTCGGACGTTACCTGTTTTCCAAATCCTTTGAGGACGGATCCTTGGAAATAGCCGTCATCAGCCAATATTGCAACTTGGTGTCTTTTGTCCTTTTCTACCTAAGTGCCGCCATCAACCCAATCCTGTACAATATCATGTCCAAGAAATACCGGAAGGCGGCTTACAGGCTCTTCGGCATCAAGACACACAGGAAGAAAAGGCTGTCGGGGTTGAAGGAGGGAGGGTCTCGAGTGTGGGCAGAGTCCAGTGTCAGACAAACATGA